Within the Apis cerana isolate GH-2021 linkage group LG9, AcerK_1.0, whole genome shotgun sequence genome, the region ggTTGTGCGGACATAAATCTTGCCAGAAGGCATTGACACTTTATCCACTCCTTTGGGGAAAAGTTTAGGAAGTTCTTCGTCTTTTACAGTTGGAAGAATCATAACTTTTTCACCTGgctataaataaagaataaaatataattttaataaaattataataaaataaatattaaatataaatatataataatataataatataataaatattgaatattattatctattaaaatattattcaaatatttagaaatagaaacaacatcaaactttgaaaaaaggaaatatttttcttaccaCCCAGTTAGCAGGAGTTGCTATTTCTGGTCTTTTATCGACAAGTTGCAAGGAATCTATAACTCGCAAGATTTCGCtagaaatcataaatatattattaattatatatttatactataatataatatgatctttatttttatttcagaaatacgaatatataatttaattacttatggaaatttatatacaaaatattaatatattatagatgcCTTTACACAtcatgaaatatgaaagattcaaacaaaaagaagacgaatatttaaaaaagttttaattttgagtttaatattttttcgaatgctTCTGTTTCTTTACatcatattgtaaattaaaatttcttttaaattttatatctataacaaATTGaggtatacataaaaaattttattttaattaaaataaatttttttttctgacaaatattaaaatttaatttttcatagtaaaataattctcgagatcgatatttatcaatactTGCTTCAgagttcaatttcaatattgttttatcattggaatttgaaattaagaatagaaggataacaaaaatttcatattttttattcaaagaaataatgtATTTCTGATATAAGgacaatgatataataaaaaaacttactcTACATTGCGTCCAGTGGATGTTGGATAATGCATTGATAAACGTAACCGATGATCGggacttataatatataaagcacGAACAGTTAACGCTTGTTCTGGATCATCTTTGCTAATTTCATCGATCATATCCAATTTCACTGCTAAAGTGCGATCATGATCAGCAATTATCGGGTAAGGAAATGCTCCAGGTATATCTTGACAATACGATTTGATatcctataataaaaataatatacttgtaatttgcaaatattgcatatacatattcatatacatattgcatatacatataaattcatttacattgtgaatatatataatatatatatatataatataaatatatatactaaatatttaaatgaataaatttatcttaaacgaataaatttatgaataatcaataaatagtatatcataataatataaatgatataataatatcttcgaaacagaaatatgtttcaaaagaaatttattttatctttaataggatatattatgataagtataattttttttatataaaaataaaagcttcaaattaacgaaatgatcacaaatataaatagttcatTGTTAGCTAAGATAAGCTCTatacattcaaaaaatatatgatcaaatatctaaaaaaatatagaaaaatgctATGCTCAtcataaaatatctcttttgaaataaattttcatt harbors:
- the LOC107995653 gene encoding peroxiredoxin-6, which codes for MRINSIVPNFEADTTQGQINFYDWQGDSWVVLFSHPADFTPVCTTELGRLAVHQPHFKRRNTKLLAHSVDKLQDHVDWVNDIKSYCQDIPGAFPYPIIADHDRTLAVKLDMIDEISKDDPEQALTVRALYIISPDHRLRLSMHYPTSTGRNVDEILRVIDSLQLVDKRPEIATPANWVPGEKVMILPTVKDEELPKLFPKGVDKVSMPSGKIYVRTTTNY